The DNA segment TCGGTGTCGCCTCCTGGGAGTGGGCGGGTGGTGAGACTGCCCGAAGTGCTGGAGATCACCGGGTTGAGCAGGACCACGATTTGGCGTCGGGAGCGGGACGGGTCGTTCCCTCCGCCGATCCGTATCGGCGGTGAACGCACCCGGGCGGTGGGTTGGCGGGAACAGGACATTTGCGACTGGATCGATGGTCTGTCCCCCGCAGCGTGACTACCCACCCGGCGCCGACGCTCAGACTGGGTCGCTCCGACAGCGGGGCCATCTCGCCGGAATCCATCAGAAGTCGGCCCGCAACCAGCACACATTCCGCCACGGCCATGACTCCCGACGCGCGGAGCTAGGGGGCTAGCGCCTGGTCCGCCACGCCGAGGGCATCCTCGTCGGAGGCCAGAGCTATCGACTCTGAGGCGAACACAAGGAGGTCACCGACTAGACCGCGCAGGTTGTGAGCGACCAC comes from the bacterium genome and includes:
- a CDS encoding AlpA family phage regulatory protein — its product is MRNQTHRSRKPSSRRRRSVSPPGSGRVVRLPEVLEITGLSRTTIWRRERDGSFPPPIRIGGERTRAVGWREQDICDWIDGLSPAA